A single region of the Streptomyces sp. NBC_00425 genome encodes:
- a CDS encoding DUF4260 family protein, protein MSTITTSTRTGSGSGSGSGSGSVSRRVRRAAWLANAVFWSAFAVLESVNHGWLAGGLALVFLILPDLTFLVALDEAPRMAKGQLAPRAVPYYNAMHRAVVPLALMTLYTFGPFAAWPPLFAALCGWLAHISYDRAFGYGLRTKEGFQRD, encoded by the coding sequence ATGAGCACGATCACCACCAGTACGCGAACCGGCTCCGGCTCCGGCTCCGGCTCAGGTTCCGGCTCCGTCTCCCGTCGCGTCCGCCGCGCGGCCTGGCTGGCGAACGCGGTGTTCTGGTCGGCGTTCGCGGTACTGGAGTCCGTCAACCACGGCTGGCTCGCGGGCGGCCTCGCCCTCGTCTTCCTGATCCTGCCGGACCTGACGTTCCTGGTCGCCCTCGACGAGGCGCCCCGCATGGCGAAGGGGCAGCTCGCGCCCCGGGCGGTGCCGTACTACAACGCGATGCACCGCGCCGTCGTCCCGCTCGCCCTCATGACCCTCTACACGTTCGGGCCGTTCGCCGCCTGGCCTCCGCTGTTCGCGGCACTGTGCGGCTGGCTCGCGCACATCTCGTACGATCGCGCCTTCGGATACGGACTGCGCACCAAGGAGGGCTTCCAGCGTGACTGA
- a CDS encoding zinc ribbon domain-containing protein: MNAAPADQIRLLDVQGLDVRLQQLAHKRRSLPEHAEIESLTKDLTQLRDLLVAAQTEESDTAREQTKAEQDVDQVRQRATRDQQRLDSGAVTSPKDLENLQREIVSLAKRQGDLEDVVLEVMERRESAQERVAELTERVGSVQGKIDDATARRDASFEELDGEAATVTKEREVVAASLPADLLKLYDKLREQQGGIGAAKLQHRTCQGCRQELAITDINEIRSAAPDTVVRCENCRRILVRTSESGL; this comes from the coding sequence CTGAACGCCGCGCCCGCCGACCAGATCCGACTCCTCGACGTCCAGGGCCTCGACGTCCGACTGCAGCAACTCGCGCACAAGCGCAGGTCCCTGCCCGAGCACGCCGAGATCGAGTCGCTGACCAAGGACCTCACCCAGCTGCGCGACCTCCTCGTGGCCGCCCAGACCGAGGAGAGCGACACCGCCCGCGAGCAGACCAAGGCCGAGCAGGACGTCGACCAGGTCCGCCAGCGCGCCACCCGCGACCAGCAGCGACTGGACTCCGGCGCCGTCACCTCCCCGAAGGACCTCGAGAACCTGCAGCGGGAGATCGTCTCCCTCGCCAAGCGCCAGGGCGACCTCGAGGACGTCGTACTGGAGGTCATGGAGCGCCGCGAGAGCGCCCAGGAGCGGGTCGCCGAGCTGACCGAGCGGGTCGGCTCCGTGCAGGGGAAGATCGACGACGCCACCGCGCGCCGCGACGCCTCCTTCGAGGAGCTCGACGGCGAGGCCGCCACCGTCACCAAGGAGCGCGAGGTCGTCGCCGCCTCCCTGCCGGCCGACCTGCTCAAGCTCTACGACAAGCTGCGCGAGCAGCAGGGCGGCATCGGCGCGGCCAAGCTCCAGCACCGCACCTGCCAGGGCTGCCGCCAGGAACTGGCCATCACCGACATCAACGAGATCCGCTCGGCCGCGCCCGACACGGTCGTACGGTGCGAGAACTGTCGCCGCATCCTCGTGCGCACGTCCGAGTCGGGGCTGTAA
- a CDS encoding RNB domain-containing ribonuclease has translation MPRRRIRVTGAPEAPLRQAFAALRAESGASDGFSPEVLAEADRAAREPVLPSLDATDVPFLTIDPPGSTDLDQALHLAARGAGYRVRYAIADVAAFVVPGGPLDAEAHRRVNTLYFPDGKVPLHPAVLSEGAASLLPGEVRPAALWTVDLDADGRTVAVDVRRALVRSRARLDYAGVQRQIDAGSAEEPLRLLAVVGRLRERLESERGGISLDVPEQEIVEHDHAYELTYRAPLPAEGWNAQLSLLTGMAAADLMLASGAGVLRTLPAAPDGAVGRLRRTAHALRVDWPHHVSYAQLVRSLDPHDPRHAAFLQECTTLLRGAGYTVFRDGVLPAITTHAAVAAPYTHCTAPLRRLADRYAAELCLAAVAGGPPPEWVLAALDALPQEMAQGGRRSGAVERGCVDIVEAALLGGRVGEVFDGYVVDVDERRPAVGTVQLEAPAVIGRLDGADGAPLPLGERLRVRLTRADPATRTVRFAPA, from the coding sequence ATGCCCCGCCGCCGCATCCGGGTGACCGGCGCCCCCGAGGCCCCGCTCCGGCAAGCCTTCGCCGCACTGCGCGCCGAGTCGGGAGCGTCCGACGGATTCTCGCCCGAGGTGCTGGCCGAGGCGGACCGTGCCGCGCGCGAACCCGTCCTGCCCTCACTGGACGCGACCGACGTCCCGTTCCTCACCATCGACCCTCCCGGCTCCACCGACCTCGACCAGGCGCTGCACCTCGCTGCGCGGGGCGCCGGCTACCGCGTCCGGTACGCCATCGCCGACGTCGCCGCGTTCGTCGTCCCCGGCGGACCGCTGGACGCCGAGGCGCACCGCCGGGTGAACACCCTGTACTTCCCCGACGGGAAGGTCCCGCTGCACCCGGCCGTGTTGAGCGAGGGCGCCGCCAGTCTGCTGCCCGGCGAGGTCCGCCCGGCCGCGCTGTGGACCGTCGACCTCGACGCGGACGGCCGTACGGTCGCCGTCGACGTCCGGCGCGCCCTCGTCCGCAGCCGCGCCCGGCTCGACTACGCGGGCGTGCAGCGGCAGATCGACGCGGGGAGCGCCGAGGAGCCGCTCCGGCTGCTGGCCGTCGTCGGACGCCTGCGGGAGCGGCTGGAGAGCGAGCGGGGCGGGATCTCCCTGGACGTGCCCGAACAGGAGATCGTCGAGCACGACCACGCCTACGAGCTGACCTATCGCGCCCCGCTGCCCGCCGAGGGCTGGAACGCGCAGCTCTCCCTCCTCACGGGGATGGCCGCGGCCGACCTGATGCTGGCGTCCGGCGCAGGCGTCCTGCGCACGCTGCCCGCCGCCCCGGACGGTGCGGTGGGCCGACTGCGCCGCACCGCGCACGCCCTGCGCGTCGACTGGCCGCACCATGTCTCCTACGCACAGCTGGTCCGCTCCCTCGACCCGCACGATCCGCGGCACGCCGCGTTCCTCCAGGAGTGCACGACCCTGCTGCGGGGCGCCGGCTACACCGTCTTCCGCGACGGCGTCCTTCCCGCCATCACCACGCATGCCGCCGTCGCCGCCCCGTACACCCACTGCACGGCCCCGCTGCGCCGCCTCGCCGACCGCTATGCCGCCGAGCTCTGCCTCGCCGCCGTCGCGGGCGGGCCCCCGCCCGAGTGGGTGCTCGCCGCCCTCGACGCCCTCCCGCAGGAGATGGCCCAGGGCGGTCGCCGGTCCGGGGCCGTCGAGCGCGGCTGCGTCGACATCGTCGAGGCCGCGCTGCTCGGCGGCCGGGTCGGCGAGGTGTTCGACGGATACGTGGTGGACGTGGACGAGCGCCGGCCGGCCGTCGGAACCGTGCAGCTGGAAGCGCCGGCGGTGATCGGCCGCCTCGACGGCGCGGACGGCGCACCCCTTCCCCTCGGCGAGCGACTGCGCGTCCGCCTCACCCGAGCCGACCCGGCGACCCGGACGGTCCGCTTCGCGCCGGCGTGA
- a CDS encoding Nif3-like dinuclear metal center hexameric protein, with protein sequence MPRLSEVIAALDDLWPSERAESWDAVGTVVGDPDQEVSRVLFAVDPVQEIVDEAVKLGADLLVTHHPLYLRGTTTVAASTFKGRVVHTLIKNDIALHVAHTNADSADPGVSDALAGALGLRVTGPLVPDAGDPAGRRGLGRVCELDHPLTVRELAARAAERLPATAQGIRVAGDPEALVRTVAVSGGSGDSLFEQVRAAGVDAFLTADLRHHPVSEARAHSPLALLDAAHWATEWPWCELAAAQLDEISDRRGWDLRVHVSRTVTDPWTAHAASTATSSSMGAPN encoded by the coding sequence GTGCCCCGTCTGTCTGAAGTCATCGCCGCGCTGGACGATCTGTGGCCCTCCGAGCGGGCCGAGTCCTGGGACGCGGTCGGCACCGTCGTGGGCGATCCCGACCAGGAGGTCTCCCGGGTTCTCTTCGCCGTCGATCCCGTCCAGGAGATCGTCGACGAGGCCGTGAAGCTCGGCGCCGACCTGCTCGTCACCCACCACCCGCTGTATCTGCGCGGTACGACCACCGTCGCGGCCTCCACGTTCAAGGGCCGCGTCGTGCACACCCTCATCAAGAACGACATCGCCCTGCACGTCGCGCACACCAATGCCGACAGCGCCGATCCCGGGGTGAGCGACGCCCTCGCCGGCGCGCTCGGCCTGCGGGTCACAGGGCCCCTCGTGCCCGACGCCGGCGACCCCGCGGGGCGGCGCGGCCTCGGCCGCGTGTGCGAGCTCGACCACCCGCTCACCGTCCGCGAACTCGCCGCCCGCGCCGCGGAACGGCTGCCCGCCACCGCGCAGGGCATCCGGGTGGCGGGCGACCCGGAGGCGCTCGTGCGGACCGTCGCCGTCAGCGGCGGCTCCGGGGACAGCCTCTTCGAGCAGGTCCGGGCCGCCGGCGTCGACGCCTTCCTCACCGCGGACCTGCGCCACCACCCCGTCTCCGAGGCCCGCGCCCACAGTCCTCTCGCGCTGCTCGACGCGGCGCACTGGGCCACCGAGTGGCCCTGGTGCGAGCTGGCCGCCGCCCAGCTCGACGAGATCTCCGACCGGAGAGGATGGGACCTGCGGGTCCACGTCTCCCGCACGGTCACCGACCCCTGGACCGCCCACGCGGCGTCCACCGCCACCTCTAGCTCAATGGGAGCCCCCAACTGA
- the yaaA gene encoding peroxide stress protein YaaA has protein sequence MLVLLPPSEGKASSGRGAPLKPEALSLPGLSAAREAVLDELVELCAADEEKAREVLGLSEGLRGEIAKNTRLRTAGARPAGEIYTGVLYDSLGLASLDAAAKRRAARSLLVFSGLWGAVRVTDRIPSYRCSMGVRLPGLGALGAHWRTPMESALTEAADSGLVLDLRSAAYAAAWKPKGEVAARTASVRVLHAPTRKVVSHFNKATKGRIVRSLLTAGIAPKGPAELVEALRDLGYVVEEQAPARAGAARTLDVLVDEVH, from the coding sequence GTGCTGGTCCTGCTGCCGCCCTCCGAAGGCAAGGCGTCCTCCGGACGCGGCGCCCCGCTCAAGCCGGAGGCCCTGTCGCTGCCGGGGCTGAGCGCGGCCCGTGAGGCCGTCCTCGACGAGCTGGTCGAACTGTGCGCTGCCGACGAGGAGAAGGCGCGCGAGGTGCTCGGACTGAGCGAGGGGCTGCGCGGCGAGATCGCGAAGAACACACGGCTGCGGACGGCGGGTGCGCGCCCGGCAGGGGAGATCTACACCGGCGTCCTGTACGACTCCCTCGGGCTGGCCTCCCTCGACGCGGCGGCGAAGCGGCGCGCGGCCAGGTCGCTCCTCGTCTTCTCCGGACTCTGGGGCGCCGTCCGCGTGACGGACCGGATCCCCTCCTACCGCTGCTCGATGGGGGTACGGCTGCCGGGACTCGGAGCGCTGGGCGCGCACTGGCGCACGCCGATGGAGTCCGCCCTGACCGAGGCCGCCGACAGCGGACTGGTCCTGGACCTGCGGTCGGCGGCGTACGCGGCGGCGTGGAAACCGAAGGGCGAGGTCGCGGCGCGGACGGCGAGCGTGCGGGTGCTGCACGCGCCGACACGGAAGGTCGTCAGCCACTTCAACAAGGCGACGAAGGGGCGGATCGTGCGGAGCCTGCTGACGGCGGGGATCGCCCCGAAGGGCCCGGCGGAGCTGGTGGAGGCCCTGCGGGACCTCGGATACGTGGTGGAGGAGCAGGCCCCGGCCCGGGCGGGCGCGGCCCGGACACTGGACGTCCTGGTGGACGAGGTGCACTGA
- the eda gene encoding bifunctional 4-hydroxy-2-oxoglutarate aldolase/2-dehydro-3-deoxy-phosphogluconate aldolase, which produces MTSPAPSAAPSAGAASVLDLAPAPVVPVVVVEDAADAVPMARALVAGGLPAIEVTLRTPAALDAIREISGAVPEAVVGAGTVITPEQVTACAAAGARFLVSPGWTDALLTALLASGLPFLPGVSTTSEVVALLERGVREMKFFPAQAAGGTAYLRSLAGPLPQARFCPTGGIDATNAAEYLALPNVGCVGGSWMVPADAVAARDWPRIEALARAASALRTVGAL; this is translated from the coding sequence ATGACCTCACCTGCGCCCTCCGCCGCGCCCTCCGCCGGGGCTGCCTCGGTACTGGACCTGGCCCCGGCCCCCGTCGTACCCGTCGTGGTGGTCGAGGACGCCGCCGACGCGGTCCCGATGGCCCGGGCGCTGGTGGCCGGTGGGCTGCCCGCCATCGAGGTGACGCTGCGGACGCCGGCCGCGCTCGACGCGATCAGGGAGATCTCCGGGGCGGTGCCGGAGGCCGTCGTCGGGGCCGGCACGGTGATCACCCCGGAGCAGGTGACGGCGTGCGCGGCGGCCGGGGCCCGGTTCCTGGTGAGCCCCGGCTGGACGGACGCCCTGCTGACGGCGTTGCTGGCGTCAGGGCTGCCCTTCCTGCCCGGGGTGTCGACGACGTCGGAGGTCGTGGCGCTGCTCGAGCGGGGCGTGCGGGAGATGAAGTTCTTCCCGGCGCAGGCGGCGGGCGGCACGGCCTATCTGCGCTCGCTCGCCGGACCCCTGCCGCAGGCCCGTTTCTGCCCGACCGGCGGCATCGACGCGACGAACGCAGCCGAATACCTGGCGCTGCCCAACGTCGGCTGTGTGGGCGGGAGTTGGATGGTCCCGGCGGACGCGGTCGCGGCCCGGGACTGGCCGCGGATCGAGGCCCTCGCCCGCGCCGCGTCAGCCCTCAGGACTGTGGGCGCCCTCTGA
- a CDS encoding response regulator transcription factor — MPRDRRPAKCIRVLLAEDQGMMRGALALLLGLEADIEVVAQVGAGDRIVESALLHRPDVALLDIELPGISGLDAAAELREQAPDCRVLILTTFGRPGYLRRAMEAGAAGFLVKDGPVEELAEAIRRVLAGETVVDPALAAAALGAGPNPLTARERDVLNASVDGATVADIAARLHLSESTVRNYLSSAIGKTGGRNRMEAMREARQQGWL; from the coding sequence ATGCCCCGTGACCGACGCCCCGCCAAGTGCATTCGGGTGCTGCTCGCCGAGGACCAGGGAATGATGCGCGGGGCGCTGGCGCTGCTGCTGGGTCTGGAGGCCGACATCGAGGTGGTCGCACAGGTCGGCGCGGGCGACCGGATCGTGGAGTCGGCCCTGCTCCACCGCCCGGACGTGGCGCTCCTCGACATCGAGCTGCCCGGCATCAGCGGCCTGGACGCCGCCGCCGAGCTGCGCGAGCAGGCGCCCGACTGCCGGGTGCTGATCCTGACCACGTTCGGCCGGCCCGGCTATCTGCGCCGCGCCATGGAGGCCGGAGCCGCCGGGTTCCTGGTCAAGGACGGCCCGGTGGAGGAGCTGGCGGAGGCGATCCGCCGGGTGCTGGCCGGTGAGACGGTGGTGGACCCGGCGCTCGCCGCGGCCGCGCTCGGCGCCGGCCCGAACCCGCTCACCGCCCGCGAGCGGGACGTCCTGAACGCCTCCGTCGACGGTGCGACGGTCGCCGACATCGCGGCAAGGCTGCACCTGTCGGAGTCCACGGTCCGCAACTACCTCTCCTCCGCCATCGGCAAGACGGGCGGCCGCAACCGCATGGAGGCCATGCGCGAGGCCCGGCAACAGGGTTGGCTGTAG
- a CDS encoding Zn-dependent alcohol dehydrogenase, giving the protein MRAAVLHEIGQEKLEVHDDVEAVGFGPGRVRIRVRATGLCHSDLSAMGGVLPQPAPFVPGHEGAGEIIEVGEGVTRVKPGDRVVVCWLPACGACPACKRGQTELCLAGFMNAGTPNFRRPGGDVFGFAGTGTFAEEVVVDAGCAVPIPDDVPFDIAALIGCGVTTGLGAALNTADVEAGSSVAVIGCGGVGVSAIQGARLKGAAEIVAVDPVASRREAALRFGATKAVSPDELPGTKQLVTGGEGFDYVFEVVGRSATARTAYENTRRGGTLVVVGAGALDDFLQLNMFELFFDEKRILPSMYGGGDVLRSYERTIALWRADRIDLEGLITHRVALTEINEALDQMRTGAALRTCIEI; this is encoded by the coding sequence ATGCGCGCAGCCGTACTGCACGAGATCGGCCAGGAGAAACTGGAGGTCCACGACGACGTCGAGGCGGTGGGCTTCGGCCCCGGACGGGTCAGGATCCGGGTACGGGCCACCGGGCTGTGCCACTCGGACCTGTCCGCGATGGGCGGGGTGCTGCCCCAGCCCGCGCCCTTCGTGCCCGGCCACGAGGGAGCGGGCGAGATCATCGAGGTCGGCGAGGGCGTCACCCGGGTGAAGCCCGGGGACCGGGTCGTGGTCTGCTGGCTGCCGGCCTGCGGCGCCTGCCCCGCGTGCAAACGCGGCCAGACCGAGCTGTGCCTGGCCGGCTTCATGAACGCGGGCACCCCCAACTTCCGCCGCCCGGGCGGCGACGTGTTCGGCTTCGCCGGCACCGGGACCTTCGCCGAGGAGGTCGTGGTCGACGCCGGCTGCGCCGTCCCGATCCCCGACGACGTCCCCTTCGACATCGCCGCCCTCATCGGCTGCGGAGTCACCACGGGACTGGGTGCCGCCCTCAACACGGCGGACGTGGAAGCCGGTTCGTCGGTCGCCGTCATCGGCTGCGGAGGCGTCGGCGTCTCCGCGATCCAGGGCGCGCGGCTCAAGGGCGCCGCCGAGATCGTCGCAGTCGACCCGGTCGCCTCGCGCCGGGAGGCCGCCCTGCGGTTCGGCGCCACGAAGGCCGTCTCACCGGACGAGCTGCCCGGGACGAAGCAACTGGTCACCGGCGGGGAGGGGTTCGACTACGTCTTCGAGGTCGTCGGCCGCTCCGCCACCGCCCGCACCGCCTACGAGAACACCCGGCGCGGCGGCACCCTCGTCGTCGTCGGCGCGGGCGCCCTGGACGACTTCCTCCAGCTCAACATGTTCGAGCTGTTCTTCGACGAGAAGCGGATCCTGCCCTCGATGTACGGCGGCGGAGACGTCCTGCGCTCCTACGAGCGGACGATCGCCCTGTGGCGGGCCGACCGCATCGACCTCGAGGGCCTGATCACCCACCGCGTGGCGCTCACCGAGATCAACGAGGCGCTGGACCAGATGCGCACCGGTGCGGCGCTCCGTACGTGCATAGAGATCTGA
- a CDS encoding bifunctional RNase H/acid phosphatase: MREFIVEADGGSRGNPGPAGYGSVVIDATTGETLVERAEFIGVATNNVAEYRGLVAGLRAARELDPSARVRVRMDSKLVVEQMSGRWKIKHPDMKPLAAEAARVLPPGQVSYEWIPREQNKHADRLANEAMDAGKRGEQWDEGASRAALDARSAPAPVAPEPSGPPGDAVAGAAKAREALARAPRSRATAERVAEAAVDVDAAADAALRGAGAESVAEGVACGVAGTAAGNRVEAVTEGRSGAVGEASSQAVTERPSAAVGETGSEAVAQSGSGAAETTGSEAVAEGRATTAPGTRAEPVAEDVRRTVAEAVSEPRAKTGDDVRAARTVALSAADATAAAGPAAAGLAAAPTVGWGAAPDLGAPATFVLLRHGETPLTPQKRFSGSGGTDPSLSDVGRGQAERVAAALARRGTVQHILASPLARTRETAGIVAARLGLEVTVEDGLIETDFGAWEGLTFGEVRERHPDDLNAWLADPEAEPTGGGESFAATAVRIAAARDRLVAAYAGRTVLLVTHVTPIKTLVRLALGAPPESLFRMELSAASLSAVAYYADGNASVRLFNDTSHLRS; encoded by the coding sequence GTGCGGGAGTTCATCGTCGAGGCCGACGGGGGGTCGCGGGGCAACCCGGGGCCCGCGGGCTACGGCAGCGTGGTGATCGACGCGACGACGGGGGAGACGCTCGTCGAGCGGGCCGAGTTCATCGGCGTCGCCACCAACAACGTGGCCGAGTACCGGGGGCTGGTGGCCGGACTGCGCGCCGCCCGCGAACTCGACCCCTCGGCTCGGGTGCGCGTCCGCATGGACTCCAAGCTGGTCGTCGAGCAGATGTCGGGCCGCTGGAAGATCAAGCATCCCGACATGAAGCCGCTCGCGGCGGAGGCGGCCCGGGTGCTCCCGCCCGGGCAGGTCTCCTACGAGTGGATCCCGCGCGAGCAGAACAAGCACGCAGACCGCCTCGCGAACGAGGCGATGGACGCGGGCAAGCGGGGCGAACAGTGGGACGAGGGCGCCTCACGCGCCGCGCTCGACGCCCGGTCCGCCCCCGCCCCGGTCGCCCCCGAGCCGTCCGGCCCGCCCGGTGACGCAGTCGCGGGCGCGGCGAAGGCCCGCGAGGCCCTGGCCCGTGCGCCTCGGTCCCGCGCGACGGCGGAAAGAGTGGCGGAAGCGGCTGTGGACGTGGACGCGGCTGCGGACGCGGCGCTGCGCGGCGCTGGAGCGGAATCAGTTGCGGAAGGCGTTGCCTGCGGCGTTGCGGGCACGGCCGCGGGAAATCGCGTGGAAGCGGTTACGGAAGGCCGTTCTGGAGCCGTTGGGGAAGCGAGTTCGCAAGCGGTTACGGAACGCCCTTCTGCAGCCGTCGGGGAAACAGGTTCGGAAGCGGTTGCGCAAAGCGGTTCTGGAGCCGCTGAGACAACGGGTTCGGAAGCGGTTGCGGAAGGCCGAGCGACCACTGCGCCGGGAACTCGTGCGGAACCCGTTGCGGAAGATGTGCGGAGAACCGTTGCGGAAGCCGTTTCGGAGCCCCGCGCCAAGACCGGCGACGATGTGCGGGCCGCCCGCACGGTCGCTCTGTCCGCCGCAGACGCCACAGCGGCGGCTGGGCCGGCGGCCGCCGGCCTCGCCGCCGCCCCGACCGTCGGCTGGGGCGCCGCTCCCGATCTCGGGGCGCCCGCGACCTTCGTGCTGCTGCGGCACGGTGAAACGCCGCTGACTCCGCAGAAGCGGTTCTCCGGCAGCGGCGGCACCGATCCCTCGCTCTCGGACGTCGGCAGGGGGCAGGCCGAGCGGGTCGCCGCCGCGCTCGCCCGGCGAGGCACCGTGCAGCACATCCTCGCCTCCCCGCTGGCCCGTACCCGTGAGACGGCCGGCATCGTGGCAGCGCGCCTCGGTCTGGAGGTCACCGTCGAGGACGGGCTGATCGAGACGGACTTCGGCGCCTGGGAGGGGTTGACCTTCGGCGAGGTCCGCGAACGTCACCCGGACGACCTCAACGCCTGGCTGGCCGACCCTGAGGCCGAGCCGACCGGAGGGGGCGAGAGCTTCGCGGCCACCGCGGTCCGGATCGCTGCCGCCCGCGACCGGCTGGTCGCCGCGTACGCGGGCCGCACGGTTCTGCTGGTCACCCATGTGACCCCGATCAAGACGCTCGTGCGGCTTGCCCTGGGCGCACCGCCGGAGTCCCTCTTCCGCATGGAACTGTCGGCGGCCTCGCTGTCGGCCGTGGCCTACTACGCGGACGGGAACGCGAGCGTCCGGCTCTTCAACGACACGTCCCACCTGCGGTCCTGA
- a CDS encoding 3-oxoacyl-ACP reductase produces MSLSSPLSRPLDGLTAIVTGAGRGLGRAEALELARLGAAVVVNDYGQPGRDGSGEASAGPAQEVAAEIRAAGGAALAHTGDVSDFRQARELVGAAIAEFGTLDVVVNNAGILRDRMVFSMAEEEWDSVIRVHLKGHFNTTRFAAAHWRERSKAAGAPVYGRIVNTSSEAFLAGSAGQPNYAAAKGGIVGLTTSTALALAKYGVTANAICPRARTRMTADVFAGFEQPADGLDPLAPEHVAPLVGYLASPAAARINGQLLVVHGGVVAVVERPRVAAKFDSKQDAFSFDELDAVLGGYYADRPDGETFAAAEVLGLRRG; encoded by the coding sequence ATGTCACTGTCATCGCCACTGTCACGGCCTCTCGACGGGCTGACCGCGATCGTCACGGGCGCCGGGCGCGGGCTCGGACGCGCCGAGGCGCTGGAACTGGCCCGGCTGGGCGCGGCCGTCGTCGTCAACGACTACGGACAGCCCGGCCGTGACGGCTCCGGCGAGGCATCGGCGGGGCCGGCGCAGGAGGTCGCGGCGGAGATCCGGGCCGCGGGCGGCGCCGCGCTCGCCCACACCGGGGACGTGTCCGACTTCCGGCAGGCCCGCGAACTCGTCGGCGCGGCGATCGCCGAGTTCGGCACGCTGGACGTCGTCGTCAACAACGCGGGCATCCTGCGCGACCGCATGGTCTTCTCCATGGCGGAGGAGGAGTGGGACTCGGTGATCCGGGTCCATCTCAAAGGCCACTTCAACACCACCCGTTTCGCCGCCGCGCACTGGCGTGAGCGTTCCAAGGCGGCCGGCGCCCCGGTGTACGGGCGGATCGTGAACACCTCGTCGGAGGCGTTCCTCGCCGGCTCCGCGGGGCAGCCCAACTACGCGGCGGCGAAAGGCGGAATCGTCGGCCTGACGACCTCCACGGCCCTCGCGCTCGCCAAGTACGGCGTGACCGCCAACGCGATCTGCCCGCGGGCCCGCACCCGGATGACGGCGGACGTCTTCGCCGGGTTCGAGCAGCCCGCGGACGGGCTCGACCCGCTCGCCCCCGAGCATGTCGCGCCGCTCGTCGGATACCTGGCGTCACCGGCCGCCGCGCGGATCAACGGGCAGCTGCTCGTCGTGCACGGGGGCGTCGTCGCTGTCGTCGAACGGCCCCGGGTGGCGGCGAAGTTCGACAGCAAGCAGGACGCGTTCAGCTTCGACGAGCTGGACGCCGTCCTCGGCGGGTACTACGCGGACCGGCCGGACGGTGAGACGTTCGCGGCGGCCGAGGTACTGGGCCTGCGACGCGGTTAG
- a CDS encoding MaoC/PaaZ C-terminal domain-containing protein has translation MPIDAAKALAAEPRTGEIAWDRRDVQLYHLGIGAGVPATDADELRYTLESRLHVLPSFATVAGSGSPGVISSLSMPGIEVDLARVLHGGQRLEIHRAIPAEGRATATGRIAGVYDKGSAAVLVMRTEVADADGPLWTNDAQIFVRGEGGWGGDRGPSARLEPPAGEPDRTIERALREDQALLYRLSGDYNPLHADPEFAKLAGFDRPILHGLCTYGVTLKAVVDTLLDGDVGRVRSYATRFAGVVYPGETLRIRMWRGAGEVRAAVSAVERDDAAVLADTVVQHS, from the coding sequence ATGCCCATCGACGCAGCCAAGGCGCTCGCCGCCGAACCCCGGACCGGCGAGATCGCCTGGGACCGCCGGGACGTCCAGCTGTACCACCTCGGCATCGGCGCGGGCGTCCCGGCCACCGACGCCGACGAACTGCGCTACACGCTGGAGTCCCGGCTGCACGTCCTGCCGAGCTTCGCCACCGTCGCGGGCTCCGGCTCACCCGGTGTGATCAGCTCGCTGTCCATGCCCGGCATCGAGGTCGACCTCGCCCGCGTCCTGCACGGCGGCCAGCGCCTGGAGATCCACCGGGCCATCCCGGCCGAGGGCCGGGCCACCGCCACCGGACGCATCGCCGGCGTGTACGACAAGGGAAGCGCCGCCGTCCTCGTCATGCGCACCGAGGTCGCCGACGCGGACGGACCCCTGTGGACCAACGACGCCCAGATCTTCGTCCGCGGCGAGGGCGGCTGGGGCGGGGACCGCGGCCCGTCCGCCCGGCTCGAGCCGCCCGCCGGCGAGCCCGACAGGACGATCGAGCGGGCCCTGCGCGAGGACCAGGCGCTCCTCTACCGCCTCTCCGGCGACTACAACCCGCTGCACGCCGACCCCGAGTTCGCGAAGCTCGCCGGGTTCGACCGGCCCATCCTGCACGGCCTGTGCACCTACGGCGTCACGCTGAAGGCCGTCGTCGACACCCTGCTCGACGGCGACGTCGGCCGGGTCCGCTCCTACGCCACACGGTTCGCCGGAGTGGTGTACCCCGGCGAGACCCTGCGCATCCGGATGTGGCGCGGGGCGGGCGAGGTGCGGGCGGCCGTGAGCGCGGTCGAGCGCGATGACGCGGCGGTCCTCGCCGACACCGTCGTCCAGCACTCCTAG